Proteins from one Gorilla gorilla gorilla isolate KB3781 chromosome 11, NHGRI_mGorGor1-v2.1_pri, whole genome shotgun sequence genomic window:
- the LOC115933796 gene encoding putative postmeiotic segregation increased 2-like protein 1, with the protein MRAREPAKAIKPIDWKSVHQICFGQVVLSLSTAVKELVENSLDAGATNIDLKLKDYGVDLIEVSGNGCGVEEENFEGLTLKHHTSKIQEFADLTQVETFGFRGEALSSLCALSDVTISTCHVLAEVGTRLVFDHYGKIIQKTPYPHPRGMTVSVKQLFSTLPVHHKEFQRNIKKKRACFPFAFCRDCQFPEASPAMLPVQPAELTPRSTPPHPCSLEDNVITVFSSVKNGPGSSR; encoded by the coding sequence ATGAGAGCTCGAGAACCTGCTAAGGCCATCAAACCTATTGATTGGAAGTCAGTCCATCAGATTTGCTTTGGGCAGGTGGTACTGAGTCTAAGCACTGCGGTGAAGGAGTTAGTAGAAAACAGTCTGGATGCTGGTGCCACTAATATTGATCTAAAGCTTAAGGACTATGGAGTGGATCTCATTGAAGTTTCAGGCAATGGATGTGGGGTAGAAGAAGAAAACTTCGAAGGCTTAACTCTGAAACATCACACATCTAAGATTCAAGAGTTTGCCGACCTAACTCAGGTTGAAACTTTTGGCTTTCGGGGGGAAGCTCTGAGCTCACTTTGTGCACTGAGTGATGTCACCATTTCTACCTGCCACGTATTGGCGGAGGTTGGGACTCGACTGGTGTTTGATCACTATGGGAAAATCATCCAGAaaaccccctacccccaccccagagGGATGACAGTCAGCGTGAAGCAGTTATTTTCTACGCTACCTGTGCACCATAAAGAATTTCAAAGGAATATTAAGAAGaaacgtgcctgcttccccttcgccttctgccgcgattgtcagtttcctgaggcctccccagccatgcttcctgtacagcctgcagaactgactCCTAGAagtaccccaccccacccctgctcctTGGAGGACAACGTGATCACTGTATTCAGCTCTGTCAAGAATGGTCCAGGTTCTTCTAGATGA